Proteins encoded by one window of Epinephelus moara isolate mb chromosome 18, YSFRI_EMoa_1.0, whole genome shotgun sequence:
- the tex2 gene encoding testis-expressed protein 2 isoform X1: MSSQGSSSSRGSGQHADTPPPRHAPGPKLQVQRSLSRDTITIHFSALGKEEDDEEEELYGVPVESTEAKSEIDGVRGFQGLEAAGADDESVTTGLEAKEELLFEYAGVETSSGAAVLPVSSTTLFVQPLDPQPHTPSPAMTIIPTSTQPHLSSTPPTSSSWPSDRPSVNPPSSSSSSSSPCKSAALSSSKPFLSLVRSLSNDVESREPAPAPATAAPPHARHRHLMKSFVKSLSTDTSKAEHPEGPLHHYLHHPPHQQQHVQPSQRPPPRNMQLFKQFSQPRLCSSPVTVTQAGGDSKTAPSSPIMSPDGRSFFKVQEVEARIEDTKRRLSEVMSDPLQLFSKIMGDESGVGGVGSATHRAKSLSSSASELSGAAAINGHAEGNNNYSIKEEEGAEEEETPTAKGPDSVFFSFPSLAPAPTLTQTSSSTFPRSPSLTLGRCSMSALVARQEDEDFCELYSEDFELCTDTETPDGDRPGSRQPHTGSTGLCSELDTEEEEKEEEEEEELETVPMTGLIFLTQLVYWYIILPVPPYVCAVVHGIVAGFMLALLVLWLSSTRRSSSGTRGGRRRIELWNVAQLDIKEPGTFKGWMNEIHSYDPEMYHATLTHSVYVRLEGSVLRLSKPNRNISRRATHNEPKPDVTYISQKIYDLTDSKIYLVPQSLARKRVWNKKYPICIELAKQEDFMSKAQGEKPEAGEEKLTGLGEKLERMDKCEKVEVSGSAEEPKRPTSGGGDLTIYLFGRTGREKEEWFRRFLLASRMKSEGRGGSLPGICKSAFLPSHSRSSSTQSGGGLEADSRSSSRGSLEELSQTRHRETPSALSCGSAGGMKQKMLLDYNVYMAKYVNPQVPQRSPTATDSPGPSPESSPKTTKKIRRSSEETVEPEAWVNAFVGRIFWDFLGEKYWANVVSKKIQMKLSKIRLPYVMNELTLTELDMGFSIPKILHASKPSVDHQGLWFDLEVSYTGSFLMTLETKMNLARLGKEGEGLGEHGKEWHRPRTYCLADSDEESSSAGSSDEEDPPELLSDKAILPGAEGYVGGHRPSKIMRFVDKIAKSKYFQKATETEFIKKKMEEVSNTPLLLTVEVQECRGTLAVNIPPPPTDRIWYGFRSPPHLELKARPKLGEREVTLVHVTDWIEKKLDQEFQKIFVMPNMDDVWLPIMHSAMDTRSNANLVTVINEALKDPEPEESEVSDM; the protein is encoded by the exons ATGAGCAGtcagggcagcagcagcagccgggGAAGTGGCCAGCATGCTGACACTCCTCCCCCTCGTCATGCCCCTGGACCCAAGCTGCAGGTGCAGCGCTCCCTTTCTCGTGACACCATCACCATCCATTTCTCTGCTCTGGGGAAGGAGGAAGATGACGAGGAAGAGGAGCTCTACGGGGTACCTGTTGAATCTACTGAGGCTAAATCTGAGATTGACGGTGTACGGGGATTCCAAGGTCTAGAAGCTGCAGGGGCTGATGACGAGTCTGTCACTACAGGCTTGGAGGCAAAAGAGGAGCTGCTGTTTGAATATGCTGGTGTGGAGACCTCCTCAGGAGCTGCTGTGCTCCCTGTTTCATCCACCACCCTGTTTGTGCAGCCTTTAGACCCTCAGccacacacaccctctccaGCCATGACTATTATCCCCACCTCCACACAACCCCACCTGAGCTCCACCCCTCCCACCAGCTCCTCCTGGCCCTCTGACCGACCTTCAGTAAATCCTCCATCGTCaagctccagctcctcctccccGTGTAAGTCTGCAGCACTGTCCTCCTCCAAACCTTTCCTCAGCCTGGTCAGGTCTTTGTCCAATGACGTTGAGTCTCGAGAACCCGCTCCTGCACCTGCAACTGCTGCGCCGCCGCACGCACGTCACCGCCATTTAATGAAATCTTTTGTTAAGTCTCTTTCCACGGACACTTCAAAGGCTGAACATCCGGAAGGGCCTCTTCATCACTATCTTCATCACCCTCCTCATCAGCAACAGCATGTACAGCCATCCCAGCGGCCTCCACCCCGCAACATGCAGCTCTTCAAACAGTTCTCCCAGCCTCGCTTATGCTCCagccctgtcactgtcactcAAGCAGGTGGAGACTCCAAAAcagccccctcctcccccatcATGTCCCCCGATGGCAGGTCTTTCTTCAAGGTCCAAGAGGTGGAGGCCAGGATAGAGGATACCAAGCGGCGGCTGTCAGAGGTGATGTCAGACCCCCTGCAGCTTTTTAGTAAGATCATGGGGGATGAGTCTGGCGTGGGAGGTGTTGGAAGTGCCACCCATCGTGCCAAATCGTTGTCCTCCAGTGCGTCAGAGCTCAGCGGAGCAGCAGCGATAAATGGACACGCGGAAGGTAACAACAACTATAGCAtcaaggaggaggaaggagcagaagaggaagaaacCCCCACGGCCAAGGGCCCggactctgtttttttctccttcccaTCACTGGCACCAGCTCCGACCCTTACCCAGACCTCCTCATCCACTTTCCCCAGATCTCCTTCTCTCACTCTGGGCCGCTGCTCTATGTCGGCCCTGGTGGCTCGACAGGAAGACGAGGACTTCTGTGAACTGTACAGTGAAGACTTTGAGTTATGCACCGATACAGAAACACCAGATGGGGATCGTCCCGGGTCCAGGCAGCCCCATACTGGTAGCACTGGGTTGTGTAGTGAACttgacacagaggaggaggagaaagaggaggaggaagaagaggagttGGAGACTGTGCCCATGACTGGCCTCATCTTCCTGACGCAGTTGGTGTACTGGTACATAATCCTTCCGGTGCCGCCATATGTATGTGCAGTGGTGCATGGGATAGTAGCTGGGTTCATGTTGGCCTTACTGGTCCTCTGGCTGTCCTCTACTCGGCGCTCTTCATCAGGGACGAGAGGAGGGCGGCGAAGGATAGAGCTCTGGAATGTGGCCCAGCTGGATATCAAAGAACCGGGAACCTTCAAG GGCTGGATGAATGAGATCCACAGCTACGACCCGGAGATGTACCACGCCACCCTGACCCACTCCGTTTATGTCCGTCTGGAGGGCTCCGTCCTGCGTCTGTCCAAGCCCAACCGCAACATCTCCCGCCGTGCCACACACAACGAGCCTAAACCTGACGTCACCTACATCAGCCAGAAGATCTATGACCTGACTGACAGCAAG ATCTACCTGGTGCCCCAAAGCTTGGCTAGGAAGAGAGTTTGGAACAAGAAGTACCCCATTTGCATCGAGCTGGCCAAGCAGGAGGACTTCATGTCCAAAGCCCAGGGTGAGAAGCCCGAAGCTGGCGAGGAGAAATTAACAGGGCTGGGCGAGAAGCTGGAACGAATGGACAAATGTGAGAAAGTCGAGGTATCAGGATCAGCAGAGGAACCCAAAAGACCAACCTCTGGAGGCGGGGATCTGACAATCTACTTGTTTGGGAGGACGGGTCGGGAAAAGGAGGAGTGGTTCCGGAGATTTCTTCTCGCGTCACGAATGAAGTCAGAAGGGAGAGGTGGCAGTTTGCCTGGCATCTGCAAGAGTG CCTTCTTGCCCTCCCACAGCCGCAGTAGCAGCACCCAGTCTGGTGGAGGCCTGGAGGCCgacagcaggagcagcagccgGGGAAGCCTGGAGGAGCTGTCTCAGACTCGCCACAGAGAGACCCCCTCTGCTCTGTCCTGTGGCTCTGCTGGAGGGATGAAACAGAAGATGCTGTTGGACTATAATGTCTACATGGCCAAATATGTCAACCCCCAGGTACCACAGAGAAGCCCAACTGCCACTGACAGCCCTGGGCCCAGCCCTGAGAGCAGCCCCAAAACTACCAAAAAG ATACGCAGAAGTTCAGAGGAGACAGTGGAGCCTGAGGCCTGGGTCAACGCTTTTGTGGGAAGGATATTCTGGGACTTCCTGGGAGAGAAGTACTGGGCCAATGTCGTCTCCAAAAAGATCCAGATGAAGCTCAGTAAGATCAGG CTGCCGTATGTCATGAACGAGCTGACTTTAACAGAGCTAGACATGGGCTTTTCCATTCCTAAGATCCTCCATGCCTCCAAACCCTCTGTGGACCATCAAG GTCTGTGGTTTGACCTGGAGGTCTCCTACACAGGCTCCTTCCTCATGACCCTAGAGACCAAGATGAACCTGGCCCGTCTGGGGAAGGAGGGCGAGGGGCTCGGGGAGCACGGAAAAGAATG gcaCAGGCCACGGACATACTGTCTGGCAGACAGTGATGAAGAGTCGTCTAGTGCCGGCTCGTCGGATGAGGAGGACCCCCCAGAACTGCTCAGTGACAAAGCCATTCTTCCTGGAGCCGAGGG CTACGTGGGAGGCCACAGGCCCAGCAAGATCATGCGCTTTGTGGACAAGATAGCCAAGTCGAAGTACTTCCAGAAagccacagagacagagttcaTTAAGAAAAAGATGGAGGAGGTGTCCAACACACCCCTGCTGCTCACCGTGGAGGTGCAAGAGTGCCGTGGGACGCTGGCTGTGAACATTCCACCTCCCCCGACGGACAGGATATG GTACGGTTTCCGGAGTCCGCCTCACCTGGAGCTGAAAGCGCGGCCCAAACTGGGCGAGAGGGAGGTCACTTTGGTTCATGTGACAGACTGGATTGAGAAGAAACTGGACCAGGAGTTTCAG AAAATATTCGTGATGCCAAACATGGATGATGTGTGGCTACCCATAATGCACTCTGCCATGGACACACGTTCAAATGCCAACTTGGTTACTGTGATAAATGAGGCCTTGAAGGACCCAGAACCTGAGGAGTCTGAGGTCTCTGACATGTGA
- the tex2 gene encoding testis-expressed protein 2 isoform X2: protein MSSQGSSSSRGSGQHADTPPPRHAPGPKLQVQRSLSRDTITIHFSALGKEEDDEEEELYGVPVESTEAKSEIDGVRGFQGLEAAGADDESVTTGLEAKEELLFEYAGVETSSGAAVLPVSSTTLFVQPLDPQPHTPSPAMTIIPTSTQPHLSSTPPTSSSWPSDRPSVNPPSSSSSSSSPCKSAALSSSKPFLSLVRSLSNDVESREPAPAPATAAPPHARHRHLMKSFVKSLSTDTSKAEHPEGPLHHYLHHPPHQQQHVQPSQRPPPRNMQLFKQFSQPRLCSSPVTVTQAGGDSKTAPSSPIMSPDGRSFFKVQEVEARIEDTKRRLSEVMSDPLQLFSKIMGDESGVGGVGSATHRAKSLSSSASELSGAAAINGHAEGNNNYSIKEEEGAEEEETPTAKGPDSVFFSFPSLAPAPTLTQTSSSTFPRSPSLTLGRCSMSALVARQEDEDFCELYSEDFELCTDTETPDGDRPGSRQPHTGSTGLCSELDTEEEEKEEEEEEELETVPMTGLIFLTQLVYWYIILPVPPYVCAVVHGIVAGFMLALLVLWLSSTRRSSSGTRGGRRRIELWNVAQLDIKEPGTFKGWMNEIHSYDPEMYHATLTHSVYVRLEGSVLRLSKPNRNISRRATHNEPKPDVTYISQKIYDLTDSKIYLVPQSLARKRVWNKKYPICIELAKQEDFMSKAQGEKPEAGEEKLTGLGEKLERMDKCEKVEVSGSAEEPKRPTSGGGDLTIYLFGRTGREKEEWFRRFLLASRMKSEGRGGSLPGICKSAFLPSHSRSSSTQSGGGLEADSRSSSRGSLEELSQTRHRETPSALSCGSAGGMKQKMLLDYNVYMAKYVNPQVPQRSPTATDSPGPSPESSPKTTKKIRRSSEETVEPEAWVNAFVGRIFWDFLGEKYWANVVSKKIQMKLSKIRLPYVMNELTLTELDMGFSIPKILHASKPSVDHQGLWFDLEVSYTGSFLMTLETKMNLARLGKEGEGLGEHGKEWPRTYCLADSDEESSSAGSSDEEDPPELLSDKAILPGAEGYVGGHRPSKIMRFVDKIAKSKYFQKATETEFIKKKMEEVSNTPLLLTVEVQECRGTLAVNIPPPPTDRIWYGFRSPPHLELKARPKLGEREVTLVHVTDWIEKKLDQEFQKIFVMPNMDDVWLPIMHSAMDTRSNANLVTVINEALKDPEPEESEVSDM, encoded by the exons ATGAGCAGtcagggcagcagcagcagccgggGAAGTGGCCAGCATGCTGACACTCCTCCCCCTCGTCATGCCCCTGGACCCAAGCTGCAGGTGCAGCGCTCCCTTTCTCGTGACACCATCACCATCCATTTCTCTGCTCTGGGGAAGGAGGAAGATGACGAGGAAGAGGAGCTCTACGGGGTACCTGTTGAATCTACTGAGGCTAAATCTGAGATTGACGGTGTACGGGGATTCCAAGGTCTAGAAGCTGCAGGGGCTGATGACGAGTCTGTCACTACAGGCTTGGAGGCAAAAGAGGAGCTGCTGTTTGAATATGCTGGTGTGGAGACCTCCTCAGGAGCTGCTGTGCTCCCTGTTTCATCCACCACCCTGTTTGTGCAGCCTTTAGACCCTCAGccacacacaccctctccaGCCATGACTATTATCCCCACCTCCACACAACCCCACCTGAGCTCCACCCCTCCCACCAGCTCCTCCTGGCCCTCTGACCGACCTTCAGTAAATCCTCCATCGTCaagctccagctcctcctccccGTGTAAGTCTGCAGCACTGTCCTCCTCCAAACCTTTCCTCAGCCTGGTCAGGTCTTTGTCCAATGACGTTGAGTCTCGAGAACCCGCTCCTGCACCTGCAACTGCTGCGCCGCCGCACGCACGTCACCGCCATTTAATGAAATCTTTTGTTAAGTCTCTTTCCACGGACACTTCAAAGGCTGAACATCCGGAAGGGCCTCTTCATCACTATCTTCATCACCCTCCTCATCAGCAACAGCATGTACAGCCATCCCAGCGGCCTCCACCCCGCAACATGCAGCTCTTCAAACAGTTCTCCCAGCCTCGCTTATGCTCCagccctgtcactgtcactcAAGCAGGTGGAGACTCCAAAAcagccccctcctcccccatcATGTCCCCCGATGGCAGGTCTTTCTTCAAGGTCCAAGAGGTGGAGGCCAGGATAGAGGATACCAAGCGGCGGCTGTCAGAGGTGATGTCAGACCCCCTGCAGCTTTTTAGTAAGATCATGGGGGATGAGTCTGGCGTGGGAGGTGTTGGAAGTGCCACCCATCGTGCCAAATCGTTGTCCTCCAGTGCGTCAGAGCTCAGCGGAGCAGCAGCGATAAATGGACACGCGGAAGGTAACAACAACTATAGCAtcaaggaggaggaaggagcagaagaggaagaaacCCCCACGGCCAAGGGCCCggactctgtttttttctccttcccaTCACTGGCACCAGCTCCGACCCTTACCCAGACCTCCTCATCCACTTTCCCCAGATCTCCTTCTCTCACTCTGGGCCGCTGCTCTATGTCGGCCCTGGTGGCTCGACAGGAAGACGAGGACTTCTGTGAACTGTACAGTGAAGACTTTGAGTTATGCACCGATACAGAAACACCAGATGGGGATCGTCCCGGGTCCAGGCAGCCCCATACTGGTAGCACTGGGTTGTGTAGTGAACttgacacagaggaggaggagaaagaggaggaggaagaagaggagttGGAGACTGTGCCCATGACTGGCCTCATCTTCCTGACGCAGTTGGTGTACTGGTACATAATCCTTCCGGTGCCGCCATATGTATGTGCAGTGGTGCATGGGATAGTAGCTGGGTTCATGTTGGCCTTACTGGTCCTCTGGCTGTCCTCTACTCGGCGCTCTTCATCAGGGACGAGAGGAGGGCGGCGAAGGATAGAGCTCTGGAATGTGGCCCAGCTGGATATCAAAGAACCGGGAACCTTCAAG GGCTGGATGAATGAGATCCACAGCTACGACCCGGAGATGTACCACGCCACCCTGACCCACTCCGTTTATGTCCGTCTGGAGGGCTCCGTCCTGCGTCTGTCCAAGCCCAACCGCAACATCTCCCGCCGTGCCACACACAACGAGCCTAAACCTGACGTCACCTACATCAGCCAGAAGATCTATGACCTGACTGACAGCAAG ATCTACCTGGTGCCCCAAAGCTTGGCTAGGAAGAGAGTTTGGAACAAGAAGTACCCCATTTGCATCGAGCTGGCCAAGCAGGAGGACTTCATGTCCAAAGCCCAGGGTGAGAAGCCCGAAGCTGGCGAGGAGAAATTAACAGGGCTGGGCGAGAAGCTGGAACGAATGGACAAATGTGAGAAAGTCGAGGTATCAGGATCAGCAGAGGAACCCAAAAGACCAACCTCTGGAGGCGGGGATCTGACAATCTACTTGTTTGGGAGGACGGGTCGGGAAAAGGAGGAGTGGTTCCGGAGATTTCTTCTCGCGTCACGAATGAAGTCAGAAGGGAGAGGTGGCAGTTTGCCTGGCATCTGCAAGAGTG CCTTCTTGCCCTCCCACAGCCGCAGTAGCAGCACCCAGTCTGGTGGAGGCCTGGAGGCCgacagcaggagcagcagccgGGGAAGCCTGGAGGAGCTGTCTCAGACTCGCCACAGAGAGACCCCCTCTGCTCTGTCCTGTGGCTCTGCTGGAGGGATGAAACAGAAGATGCTGTTGGACTATAATGTCTACATGGCCAAATATGTCAACCCCCAGGTACCACAGAGAAGCCCAACTGCCACTGACAGCCCTGGGCCCAGCCCTGAGAGCAGCCCCAAAACTACCAAAAAG ATACGCAGAAGTTCAGAGGAGACAGTGGAGCCTGAGGCCTGGGTCAACGCTTTTGTGGGAAGGATATTCTGGGACTTCCTGGGAGAGAAGTACTGGGCCAATGTCGTCTCCAAAAAGATCCAGATGAAGCTCAGTAAGATCAGG CTGCCGTATGTCATGAACGAGCTGACTTTAACAGAGCTAGACATGGGCTTTTCCATTCCTAAGATCCTCCATGCCTCCAAACCCTCTGTGGACCATCAAG GTCTGTGGTTTGACCTGGAGGTCTCCTACACAGGCTCCTTCCTCATGACCCTAGAGACCAAGATGAACCTGGCCCGTCTGGGGAAGGAGGGCGAGGGGCTCGGGGAGCACGGAAAAGAATG GCCACGGACATACTGTCTGGCAGACAGTGATGAAGAGTCGTCTAGTGCCGGCTCGTCGGATGAGGAGGACCCCCCAGAACTGCTCAGTGACAAAGCCATTCTTCCTGGAGCCGAGGG CTACGTGGGAGGCCACAGGCCCAGCAAGATCATGCGCTTTGTGGACAAGATAGCCAAGTCGAAGTACTTCCAGAAagccacagagacagagttcaTTAAGAAAAAGATGGAGGAGGTGTCCAACACACCCCTGCTGCTCACCGTGGAGGTGCAAGAGTGCCGTGGGACGCTGGCTGTGAACATTCCACCTCCCCCGACGGACAGGATATG GTACGGTTTCCGGAGTCCGCCTCACCTGGAGCTGAAAGCGCGGCCCAAACTGGGCGAGAGGGAGGTCACTTTGGTTCATGTGACAGACTGGATTGAGAAGAAACTGGACCAGGAGTTTCAG AAAATATTCGTGATGCCAAACATGGATGATGTGTGGCTACCCATAATGCACTCTGCCATGGACACACGTTCAAATGCCAACTTGGTTACTGTGATAAATGAGGCCTTGAAGGACCCAGAACCTGAGGAGTCTGAGGTCTCTGACATGTGA